The sequence TATTCTTGCTTTTTGTCTGATAAATCCGATATGTTAAGTAATTCTGAAAATCCCAAAATACCGTTCATGGGGGTTCTGATTTCATGAGACATATTATTAATAAATTCGGTTTTTAAACGATCGCTTTCTTCGGCTTTTCCTAAGGCTAAAATAAGTTCTTGGTTTTGTAATTTAAATTCTTCATTCAATAAGGCATATTCTTTATTTTGTGCAGCAAGTTGTTCCTCTGCCTGCTTGCGTTCGGTGATGTCTACAATGATCCCTCTCAAACCGACAAGTTTATTATTTTTTATAATTGCACTTGAGTATATTAAAATCGGAAATGTGCTTCTGTCTTTTCTCAAAGCAGTATATTCAAAATTTTCAACTTTCTTTCTGTTCAGTACATTTTGTATATTCTCTTTTGCTCTGTCTCTGTCTTCCGGGATTAATGTCTGCAAAACATTAATTCTTTTTTCAAATTCCTCTTGAGAATATCCGAAAGAATCAAATGCCTGTTTATTTACAAAAGTAAGATTTCCTGAAACATCGATTTCATAAACTATTTGCGGTAAAAGATTTGCCAAATCTCTGAATTTTTGTTCGCTTTCGCGAAGTTCTTTTTCCATCTGCCTTTCTTTTGTAACAATCCTTGCACATCCCACTGTTCCAATAATTTCATCGTTCCTATCATAAAATGGTGCTTTATAAACATCAAGGAACAGAAACTCTCCTTTCACATTACCGAACTCATCAAATCTTAGTGGTTTTTTAGTAGATAAAACGGCCAAATCTGAATCGGTACATGTTTTCCCGAATGTGTGATAGTCAGAATTTTCCGGACAGGATTCTTTTATTCTGTCGGCAAAATACATATCTGTTTTACCTATAGGTTCATCGGTATCTCTTGTATTGAACAGTATTTCTGAACAGGCTTTATTAACAAAAAGGTATTTACCCTCAATATCTTTAGTCCATATCAAATCCGGCAAATTATCACTCATTAATCTTATTATGGAATATAATTTTTTATATTTTTCTTCACTTTCTCTCATTGCCTCTTCTGCCAGCTTACGATTAGAGATTTCTCGAGCCTGTTGTATGTTCTGTAATCCCAGTAAAGCAACATCTTTAGCAATAATATTCAGGAAAGAAACAGCTTGTTTGAATTCAATTTACCGGCTGCCGCAACAAATTCATCTTCATCAATATCAATTTCCTTTGCAAAATTTCTTAATTTTTCTTCAGGTATTTTTTTATTCAGTTTCTGCCCTATTCCCCATGTTCCCACATATCTGTCTCCCAGAAAAATTGGTGTTGCTCCTTCAAATACTTCTTTAAAAACCGTACATTTATCGGTAACAGGAGAACCGCCGGCAATCAGATTAGAAATATTAACCTTTGACTTTTTACATCTCTGCATTCCTTTTTCTGTGGAACGTATCAAGCTGCAAAAATCACTGTAATTACTCGGTTTTGTAACAGGATTTCCCTTATTATCATAAATAAGAGCAGCAACATTGTAAGATTCGGCAAAACCATCCTGTAACTCTTGTAAAATATCAACATCAATAATATCTGTTAACTTTAATTTCTCAACTTCACCTATTGGTTGAGTTAAAGTAATAAGACGGTGTTTTAATACTTCTCTTGCTTGTTTGCGTTCGGTAATATCATTTATCATCACCATTAAAGCAGGTTTGCCGTAATAATTTATTAAGATTGCAGAAAATTCAGCAATAATTTCCGAACCGTCCGTTTTTATTAATCGTCCTTCAATAACATTCGACACTTCATTTTGAGTAAAATCAGGTTTTGAAAAAGCTTTTGTAACTGCTTCCGTTACTTTTACCCGATCTTTGGGGTGCACAAATTCGAGAATATTCTTGCCTAAAAAGTCCGTTTCCGAATTTCCTCCTGTCAAATCAATTAATGCACGGTTTGCAAAAACAATCTTATTATTAACATGAATTGCAATGCCTACAAATAAACTGTTAACTACATTTTTGTATTGCACTTTACTTTCATGTAAATTTTTTTCAAGCCGGTTTACTTTTTTTTGTAATTTTTCAATTGTATTTTCCATAATAATTTTCTTTCAAATTTTAATAATCTCTCCAATTTCAACAACTATAACCAACTCCGTTCCCTTTTTTGTGTTTAATTTTGTGTCCTTGATATTTTGGCAAATTATATGCTTCTACAATTTCAACTTTAAAGAAACCATTTAATTAATATTTCTTTCGAAGCATCCATTTTCTCAAAATGCACTGTATGGTACTAAGTGTAATTATTATTAAAATGCAAGCTAATATAAGAAAAAAAAAAGATTATAACAAGTTATTTTATCTGCCTCTAAGTTTACGAACAGCCTAAGTTAAAGATAAGTTTAATTACAATCTGTACAATTCGGTAATTGTATCACCTTTTTTTATTGCTTCTTTCACTAATTATCCGTACTTTTAACATGAAATATAATTTTTTAAACAGATGAATAATTTTTCAAATAAATACCTTAACATAAAAAAAATACCCTTCTACATTTTTTTTGATGTTTTTAACATTATTGCAGCCATATTTATTGTTAATTTATATGATGCAGAAGTCGAAATTTGGTATGTATCCTATTTAATTATTTTTATATTATTCTGTCTTGCAATATTTCTTAAGCAATATGATAAGGAATATCTTTACGGTTTATATCAATTTAAATATGAAGGACTTTCTGAATGGATTGTTATGTTTTGTGCCATGCTTTTTCCGGGCTGGTTGACCGGCCCCGCTTTCTTAAGCTTATTAGAGTCTGTATTTGAAGGAATTGTTTTCTTGCCTGATGATATGACTACTTATACAATAACAGTACTGCCTTTAATGCTTCTTTATCCTCTGATCTTTGGCCTGTTTCCTTTTAGAAAAGCATTAAAAAAACATCATGAAAAATTAGTTTCCTTATCAAAGAATAAAAAAGTTTTTTTGAAAATTATTCCTAATTGGATTATTTTTATTTTTTCAGTTTATCTGCTGGTTTTTTATTTTGATATTCTTTCAGGAGCATTTGAAAGCCATAAAATTGCTTCAATGGAATTTGTAGGCAGAGCAGCGGTATGGGGTGTATCTATGGCTGCATTATTCATTATTTATCTGCCTGCTCGAATGCACTTCTTTTTTGATTCATACGGAAATCGCCAAAATAAAATTTCCTTAAGGTAACCTCTAATAATTAATTTGCATCAAGATTTTCAGAGTTTTTTATAGACGATTGAAATTTATGAAGCACTATCGGGATAATGCAAGAAAATTTCAAGAAGTATATGGAAAACTCTGAAAACCCTCTGGGAACAAATATAATAAACAATCTGACTTCGTTAAAATTTTTTGAAATAGCTACGGCTATTACATAAAATTTGTGCCTCGCATCTTATTCATTATATTTGTTTCTTGAAAGAAATTAATTAATAGAGGTTACCTTAATTATTACTGTTCTGATAATTTCACTTTATTCAATGACAGGGATTAATTTATTTTAAAATATCTTATATTTTTTGACTTTATTTGATTTATTATGCAACTGTAACTTTTATCACTTTCAACACCTGTCTTTGCGTAGTTCCCCTCTGTATCGTATTAAAAAAGAATTATCGTAAAAACAGATGTTACTGTGTTTCAAATTTACAATATTATTTTAAAACTATATTTATTACTTCAATATTTTGAATTTACTGCTGTCTCGGCTATTATTTTATATAGTGTTATGTGCTTTTTCTTCTATACGAGTTCTGTTTTTTTTAATCCGAGTTTCGGTTTATTTAATTTTTTAATTGATTTTCTGACACTTTCTCTTGTCTCTGATTGTAAATAAGTCGGAATCAACGTTTTTAAACTTATTCCAAAAATCCGATAAATTATTACTAAATCTTTCATTGTAAATTGTGAAACTCCGTTTATCAATTCACTCATATAAGATTTTGGGTGTCCTAAAAGTGTTCCCAAATCTTGCTGTGTCATATCAAACTCTTTCAGTTTTCTGCGAATGCTGTCTTTTCGCTTGTTAATAAACTTTTGTTCGTAATTAACAATCACTTCTGCTTTATCTGATTCTTCAACTTTTAAGTCAGAAATTTTTTCAAAATCAGCCCATTCTTTTGCTTCATATTCTTTAATTAAATCCCGAAGTTTTTTCCTTATAGGCTTTAAATTCGGATTTTCCTCTATCATTAAACGTAATTTACGTTCAAGCAAAGATGCTTTTTGTAAATCATATTCATTTTCTAATCGCTCAACATTTTCAATTTCCTTTATATTCAGAATATCTTTCATGACTGCTGTTTTTTTATCCAATTATTATTTCTCAACCATTTTTTAATCACATTTCGATTGTTTTTAAATATTAGCTCATAATCATTATGAGTTCCTGCCCAAACAATCGTTGCTTCGCTGTTTTCTTCGAACTCAATCAGTATCAAAGTGCGGTGAATATTGATGTCAAAAAAGTAAAACTCTCCACCGTAAACACAATCAGCATCAGGTCTTTTTTCTATCAATTCATATGGCGTGTTCCAATTGCTCTTTTCAATATCCTCAATCAGTAATTGAACTTCTTTTATCAATTTTACATTCCCTTGGTTTTTACGAATCAATTTACCTAATATGTGCTTATTTGTGATGTTCAAATCATATTTTTTTAAAAAATTATCATACGACAAAGATAAGAAATAGTTCTGATATTTAGCGAACTTCTTTTGATTTTTTTTTGTCAAAATTGCACATAACACCTGTCTTTGCGTAATTCCCCTCTGTATCG comes from Bacteroidales bacterium and encodes:
- a CDS encoding PAS domain S-box protein; the encoded protein is MRESEEKYKKLYSIIRLMSDNLPDLIWTKDIEGKYLFVNKACSEILFNTRDTDEPIGKTDMYFADRIKESCPENSDYHTFGKTCTDSDLAVLSTKKPLRFDEFGNVKGEFLFLDVYKAPFYDRNDEIIGTVGCARIVTKERQMEKELRESEQKFRDLANLLPQIVYEIDVSGNLTFVNKQAFDSFGYSQEEFEKRINVLQTLIPEDRDRAKENIQNVLNRKKVENFEYTALRKDRSTFPILIYSSAIIKNNKLVGLRGIIVDITERKQAEEQLAAQNKEYALLNEEFKLQNQELILALGKAEESDRLKTEFINNMSHEIRTPMNGILGFSELLNISDLSDKKQEYYIRLIQNSSNQLLQIIDDILEISKLGTKQVKAQNKNVCLNDLLLELFSIFDIKAKENETPLYMRKGLSDKESTIYTDEDKLNKILSKLLENALKFTNVGFVEFGYQLIKSNIEIYVKDTGIGINIDKQETIFERFSQEEKEISRKVGGLGLGLSIAKENAELIGGKITLKSEKGKGTTFFITIPYKPVNSYIEKSNLYNEKEKIMKKQDKYTILIVEDEEVNYLYIETLLKDIIEIQCNIIHSKNGKEAVDLCETNSEIDFVLMDIKMPVMNGHEATKLIKEFRPDLSIVAQTAYSTKEDKGKAISAGCDDFISKPISEETLKKIINKYLIKNN
- a CDS encoding PocR ligand-binding domain-containing protein, giving the protein MENTIEKLQKKVNRLEKNLHESKVQYKNVVNSLFVGIAIHVNNKIVFANRALIDLTGGNSETDFLGKNILEFVHPKDRVKVTEAVTKAFSKPDFTQNEVSNVIEGRLIKTDGSEIIAEFSAILINYYGKPALMVMINDITERKQAREVLKHRLITLTQPIGEVEKLKLTDIIDVDILQELQDGFAESYNVAALIYDNKGNPVTKPSNYSDFCSLIRSTEKGMQRCKKSKVNISNLIAGGSPVTDKCTVFKEVFEGATPIFLGDRYVGTWGIGQKLNKKIPEEKLRNFAKEIDIDEDEFVAAAGKLNSNKLFLS
- a CDS encoding helix-turn-helix domain-containing protein, producing the protein MKDILNIKEIENVERLENEYDLQKASLLERKLRLMIEENPNLKPIRKKLRDLIKEYEAKEWADFEKISDLKVEESDKAEVIVNYEQKFINKRKDSIRRKLKEFDMTQQDLGTLLGHPKSYMSELINGVSQFTMKDLVIIYRIFGISLKTLIPTYLQSETRESVRKSIKKLNKPKLGLKKTELV
- a CDS encoding type II toxin-antitoxin system HigB family toxin, yielding MNITNKHILGKLIRKNQGNVKLIKEVQLLIEDIEKSNWNTPYELIEKRPDADCVYGGEFYFFDINIHRTLILIEFEENSEATIVWAGTHNDYELIFKNNRNVIKKWLRNNNWIKKQQS